In the Acropora muricata isolate sample 2 chromosome 10, ASM3666990v1, whole genome shotgun sequence genome, one interval contains:
- the LOC136887549 gene encoding uncharacterized protein — MNKTRKFRSPYLLTASSVEKPIPFMVPFSNFTYTNLSNGKSVPEYGLVHPDFSSLTYYGASYDTSSGVLTGFSALSSEDVGKLSDIWFTRKRNNHCPQPLLECYFVEWAPDGCLPGLNILIKGWNMKSLQMSTSPWLKLRKFPVNQDQQYLGSIDIIGHGPKTYLIPKGVSIESIVTMSVPFSHVFKSVKENIKTVLQSYGIKYKEESTGIFQGSGEYDSYSKLYSASTYSSAISAVEFKVFRVRFRNSFNFKERTSWDDTFKNEFEALLNSQDKDQAMDFYKEYGTHYICEAEMGGRKESALTVSYSKFEAKLLIPYKGVHNVSASFYYENSLSENERKAIISLPSTTCRGGDSGNLEVCEDDSRWHPTVLKRPYPTTLQLEPFYKLTNESSMQLWLEERYKEYLLLDLENTRLTQELETKVQCKARGDHNSLGVKYVGSRISVFLAASLVFTYGCFTLNNTQPITLKLIVGLTKVGVEILAKELETIANKNCSSSS, encoded by the coding sequence ATGAACAAAACGCGAAAGTTCCGCAGCCCGTATCTTCTCACAGCCTCAAGCGTGGAGAAACCAATTCCTTTCATGGTGCCCTTCAGCAATTTCACATACACCAATTTGTCAAATGGAAAATCAGTACCGGAATATGGACTTGTTCATCCAGACTTCAGCTCCCTCACTTATTATGGCGCCTCGTACGATACTAGTAGTGGAGTCTTGACGGGATTTTCGGCTTTATCGTCAGAAGATGTAGGTAAACTGTCTGATATATGGTTCACAAGGAAACGCAATAATCATTGTCCTCAACCATTACTGGAATGCTACTTTGTAGAATGGGCTCCCGATGGATGTCTTCCAGGTTTGAACATTTTAATAAAAGGATGGAACATGAAAAGCTTACAAATGAGCACTTCTCCATGGCTAAAGTTAAGGAAGTTTCCAGTAAACCAAGATCAACAATATCTGGGGTCTATTGACATAATTGGGCACGGTCCCAAAACCTACCTCATACCAAAAGGAGTCTCAATCGAAAGCATAGTTACCATGTCTGTTCCATTCTCGCACGTCTTCAAAAGTGTCAAAGAGAATATTAAAACCGTGCTTCAATCTTATGGTATCAAATACAAAGAGGAATCAACAGGTATATTCCAGGGCTCAGGAGAATATGATAGTTACAGCAAACTGTATTCTGCCAGCACCTACTCTTCTGCTATATCTGCCGTAGAGTTCAAGGTCTTCCGAGTCCGCTTTCGCAACAGCTTCAACTTTAAAGAACGCACTTCCTGGGATGATACGTTCAAAAACGAGTTTGAGGCGCTTTTGAACAGTCAAGACAAGGATCAAGCAATGGATTTTTACAAGGAATATGGGACTCATTATATCTGTGAGGCCGAAATGGGGGGTCGCAAGGAATCTGCGTTAACCGTGTCTTACTCAAAATTCGAGGCCAAACTTTTGATTCCGTATAAAGGCGTTCACAATGTCTCAGCATCTTTTTACTATGAGAACAGCCTGAGCGAAAATGAACGTAAAGCAATCATCTCACTTCCTTCCACAACATGCCGAGGAGGAGATTCTGGCAACCTTGAAGTGTGTGAGGACGATTCCAGATGGCACCCCACAGTTCTTAAGAGGCCGTATCCAACAACTTTGCAGTTGGAGCCATTTTATAAGTTAACTAACGAGTCGAGCATGCAATTGTGGCTTGAGGAAAGATACAAAGAATACTTGCTTCTTGATCTGGAAAACACGAGACTTACGCAGGAATTAGAAACAAAAGTGCAATGCAAAGCTCGAGGAGATCACAATTCCCTTGGAGTCAAGTATGTTGGTTCAAGGATCTCAGTGTTTCTTGCCGCTTCACTGGTTTTTACATATGGCTGCTTCACTTTGAATAATACTCAACCTATAACCCTTAAGCTTATCGTTGGATTGACAAAAGTAGGAGTAGAAATTTTAGCCAAGGAGCTCGAAACAATAGCTAACAAAAATTGTAGTTCATCGTCCTAA